A genomic region of Mycobacterium senriense contains the following coding sequences:
- the mbtG gene encoding NADPH-dependent L-lysine N(6)-monooxygenase MbtG codes for MSTIAIVGAGAKAVAVAAKAFALREMGVEVPDVVAVERIGVAANWQASGGWTDGAHRLGTSPEKDVGFPYRSALVPRRNAELDERMTRYSWQSYLIATASFAEWIDRGRPAPTHRRWSQYLSWVAHHVGMNVVHGGVERLAITGDRWALDTHETTVHADALMITGPGQAEKSLLPGNPRVLSIAQFWDRAANHDRIHAERVAVIGGGETAAAMLYELFRHRVSSITVISPQATLFTRGEGFFENSLFSDPTNWPALTLAERRDALARTDRGVFSSHVQEALLADDRIHHLRGRVAHAVGKEGQIRLTLSTNRGSENLETVHGFDLVIDGSGADSLWFAPLFSQEALDLLELALGGPLTSERLQEAIGYDLAVTDVTPKLFLPNLSGLTQGPGFPNLSCLGLLSDRVLGSTVSPSKYPVGRRHDEREPV; via the coding sequence ATGAGCACAATTGCGATCGTGGGCGCTGGGGCCAAGGCGGTGGCTGTGGCAGCCAAGGCCTTCGCGCTGCGCGAAATGGGCGTCGAGGTTCCCGACGTGGTGGCGGTGGAGCGGATCGGCGTCGCGGCGAACTGGCAGGCCAGCGGCGGCTGGACCGATGGCGCGCATCGGTTGGGTACCAGCCCCGAAAAGGACGTCGGGTTTCCGTACCGCTCGGCGCTGGTGCCGCGCCGCAACGCCGAACTCGACGAGCGGATGACCCGCTACAGCTGGCAGTCCTATCTCATCGCGACGGCCTCGTTCGCGGAGTGGATCGACCGCGGCAGGCCGGCGCCGACGCATCGCCGATGGAGCCAGTACCTGAGTTGGGTCGCGCATCACGTGGGCATGAATGTGGTGCACGGTGGCGTCGAGCGATTGGCGATCACCGGAGACCGCTGGGCGCTGGACACCCACGAGACCACCGTGCACGCCGACGCCTTGATGATCACCGGCCCTGGCCAGGCCGAAAAGTCTTTGCTTCCAGGCAATCCGCGCGTGCTGTCGATCGCCCAGTTCTGGGACCGCGCCGCCAATCACGACCGGATCCATGCGGAGCGGGTGGCCGTGATCGGCGGTGGCGAGACGGCCGCGGCGATGCTCTATGAGCTGTTCCGGCACCGGGTTTCCAGCATCACTGTGATTTCGCCGCAAGCTACGTTGTTCACCCGCGGCGAGGGGTTTTTCGAGAACTCACTGTTCTCCGATCCCACCAACTGGCCGGCCCTGACGCTTGCCGAACGCCGTGATGCGTTGGCGCGCACCGACCGTGGGGTGTTTTCGTCCCACGTGCAGGAAGCGTTGCTGGCCGACGATCGCATCCACCACCTGCGTGGCCGCGTCGCCCACGCGGTGGGCAAGGAGGGGCAGATCCGGTTGACGCTGTCCACCAACCGCGGCAGCGAGAATCTCGAGACGGTACACGGATTTGATCTCGTCATCGACGGTTCCGGCGCTGACTCGCTTTGGTTCGCACCGCTATTCAGCCAGGAAGCCCTTGATCTGTTAGAACTCGCTCTCGGTGGGCCCCTGACTTCGGAGCGGCTGCAGGAGGCGATAGGTTATGACCTGGCCGTCACCGACGTGACACCCAAGTTGTTCCTGCCAAACCTGTCAGGACTCACCCAGGGGCCCGGATTTCCCAACCTGAGCTGCCTTGGGCTGCTATCCGACCGGGTATTGGGATCCACCGTCAGCCCGTCCAAGTATCCCGTGGGGAGGAGACACGATGAGCGCGAACCCGTTTGA
- a CDS encoding 16S rRNA (uracil(1498)-N(3))-methyltransferase — translation MVATLFYLDALPQPGSLAVLGGDEGFHAATVRRIRPGERLVLGDGAGALAHCEVEHAGRDGLRARVLERWSVPPGSPAVTVVQALPKSERSELAIELATEAGADAFLAWQAARCVANWQGNRVDKGLRRWRAVVRSAARQSRRAHIPPVDGVLSTAELTRRIRDEVAAGATALALHESATQRLADIELSQAKSLLLVVGPEGGIADDEMAALSDAGAAAVRLGPQVLRTSTAAAVALGALGVLTPRWDRRGDIPANGLTLQVRDTGPSSSTLLNADHPGPSA, via the coding sequence ATGGTCGCGACCCTGTTCTACCTCGACGCTCTGCCGCAGCCCGGCTCGCTCGCCGTGCTGGGCGGTGACGAGGGCTTTCACGCCGCCACCGTGCGGCGGATCCGTCCCGGCGAGCGGCTCGTGCTGGGCGACGGCGCCGGAGCTTTGGCCCACTGCGAGGTGGAGCACGCCGGGCGCGACGGGCTGCGCGCGCGGGTGCTTGAGCGCTGGAGCGTCCCGCCCGGATCGCCGGCTGTGACGGTCGTGCAGGCGCTGCCCAAGTCGGAGCGTTCGGAGCTGGCCATCGAGCTGGCCACCGAAGCCGGCGCCGACGCGTTCCTGGCGTGGCAGGCCGCGCGGTGCGTGGCCAACTGGCAGGGCAACCGGGTCGACAAGGGGCTGCGCCGGTGGCGCGCAGTCGTCCGTTCTGCGGCCCGGCAATCCCGACGGGCGCACATCCCACCGGTCGACGGCGTGCTGTCCACCGCGGAGCTGACGCGGCGGATCCGTGACGAGGTGGCCGCCGGCGCGACGGCGCTGGCCCTGCACGAGTCGGCCACCCAACGACTCGCGGACATCGAGCTTTCACAAGCGAAATCACTACTGCTCGTCGTCGGCCCCGAAGGTGGGATCGCCGACGACGAGATGGCGGCGCTGTCCGACGCGGGCGCGGCGGCGGTGCGGCTCGGTCCCCAGGTGCTGCGGACGTCGACCGCCGCGGCGGTGGCCCTGGGCGCGCTCGGCGTGCTGACCCCGCGCTGGGACCGGCGTGGCGACATCCCGGCAAACGGCCTCACGCTGCAGGTTCGCGACACCGGTCCGTCGTCGAGTACGTTGCTGAACGCTGACCATCCCGGGCCCTCGGCGTAG
- the hrcA gene encoding heat-inducible transcriptional repressor HrcA, with protein sequence MGSADDRRFEVLRAIVADFVATKEPIGSKALVERHNLGVSSATVRNDMAVLEAEGYIAQPHTSSGRVPTEKGYREFVDRLDDVKPLSSAERSAILSFLESGVDLDDVLRRAVRLLAQLTRQVAVVQYPTLSSSTVRHLEVIALTPARLLMVVITDSGRVDQRVVELGDVIDDHELSQLREMLGQALVGKKLSAASVAVADLAGQLRSPDGLGDAVGRSATVLLESLVEHTEERLLLGGTANLTRNAADFGGSLRSILEALEEQVVVLRLLAAQQEAGKVTVRIGHETAAEQILGTSVVTTAYGTSDTVYGGMGVLGPTRMDYPGTIASVAAVALYIGEVLGAR encoded by the coding sequence GTGGGAAGTGCCGATGACCGTCGGTTCGAGGTGCTCCGTGCCATCGTCGCGGATTTCGTCGCCACCAAAGAACCGATCGGTTCCAAGGCGTTGGTGGAGCGCCATAATCTGGGCGTCTCGTCCGCCACCGTCCGCAACGACATGGCGGTGCTCGAGGCCGAGGGCTACATCGCTCAGCCGCACACCAGCTCCGGACGCGTGCCCACCGAGAAGGGCTACCGCGAATTCGTCGACCGGCTCGATGACGTCAAGCCGCTGTCCTCGGCCGAGCGGAGCGCGATCCTGAGCTTCCTCGAGTCCGGGGTCGACCTCGATGACGTGCTGCGCCGGGCGGTGCGGCTGCTCGCGCAACTCACCCGGCAGGTGGCCGTGGTGCAGTACCCCACGCTGTCGTCGTCAACCGTGCGTCACCTGGAGGTCATCGCCCTGACCCCGGCCCGGCTCCTGATGGTCGTCATCACCGACTCCGGCCGGGTCGACCAGCGGGTCGTCGAACTCGGTGACGTCATCGACGACCACGAACTTTCTCAGCTGCGGGAGATGCTCGGCCAGGCGCTGGTCGGCAAGAAGCTGTCGGCCGCCTCGGTCGCGGTGGCCGACCTGGCCGGACAGCTGCGCAGCCCCGACGGCCTTGGTGACGCCGTCGGCCGGTCGGCGACGGTGTTGCTGGAATCCCTCGTCGAACACACCGAAGAGCGCTTGTTGCTGGGCGGTACGGCCAACCTGACCCGTAACGCGGCCGATTTCGGTGGCTCGTTGCGCTCCATCCTGGAGGCGCTGGAGGAGCAGGTGGTGGTGTTGCGGTTGCTGGCCGCCCAACAGGAAGCCGGTAAGGTTACGGTGCGCATCGGCCATGAGACGGCCGCCGAACAGATATTGGGCACCTCCGTGGTGACCACCGCCTACGGCACCTCCGACACCGTTTACGGGGGAATGGGTGTGCTGGGGCCCACCCGGATGGACTATCCGGGAACTATCGCCAGCGTTGCTGCGGTTGCTCTTTATATCGGCGAAGTCCTGGGTGCTCGATGA
- the ybeY gene encoding rRNA maturation RNase YbeY: MSIEVSNESGIDVSEAELISVARFVIAKMDVNPAAELSMVLLDTAAMADLHMRWMDLPGPTDVMSFPMDELEPGGRPDAPEPGASMLGDIVLCPEFAAGQAASAGHSLGHELALLTIHGVLHLIGYDHGEPDEEKEMFALQDRLLEEWVADQVEAYRQDRQEERDRRLLDKSRYFDN, encoded by the coding sequence ATGAGCATTGAGGTATCCAACGAATCGGGTATCGACGTCTCCGAAGCCGAGCTGATCAGCGTTGCGCGGTTCGTCATCGCCAAAATGGACGTCAACCCGGCGGCCGAGCTGTCGATGGTGCTGCTGGACACCGCCGCGATGGCCGACCTGCACATGCGCTGGATGGATCTGCCCGGCCCGACCGACGTGATGAGTTTTCCGATGGACGAGCTCGAGCCGGGTGGACGCCCGGACGCCCCCGAGCCGGGCGCCTCGATGCTGGGCGACATCGTGCTGTGCCCGGAATTCGCGGCCGGCCAGGCCGCCTCGGCGGGGCACAGCCTGGGGCACGAGCTGGCTTTGCTGACCATCCACGGCGTGCTTCACCTGATCGGCTACGACCACGGCGAGCCGGACGAGGAGAAGGAGATGTTCGCCCTGCAGGACCGGCTGCTCGAAGAGTGGGTCGCCGATCAGGTCGAGGCCTACCGCCAGGACCGCCAGGAGGAGCGGGACCGCCGATTGCTCGACAAGTCAAGGTATTTCGACAATTGA
- a CDS encoding MbtH family protein: MSANPFDDDNATFVVLVNDEGQHSLWPTFADTPAGWRVVFGAASRAECLQYVEENWSDIRPKSLIEALAGE; this comes from the coding sequence ATGAGCGCGAACCCGTTTGATGACGACAACGCGACTTTTGTGGTGCTGGTCAACGACGAAGGCCAGCACAGCCTGTGGCCGACTTTCGCTGACACACCGGCCGGCTGGCGGGTGGTGTTCGGTGCGGCCAGTCGCGCGGAATGCCTGCAGTACGTGGAAGAGAACTGGTCGGACATCCGGCCCAAGAGCCTGATCGAGGCGCTCGCCGGGGAGTAG
- the era gene encoding GTPase Era: MTEFRSGFVCFVGRPNTGKSTLTNALVGTKVAITSVRPQTTRHTIRGIVHRDDFQIILVDTPGLHRPRTLLGKRLNDLVRDTYSEVDVIGLCIPADEAIGPGDRWIVEQIRATAPKTTLVAIVTKIDKTPRDRVAAQLVAVSELVGDAAEIVPVSAVTGAQVDILIDVLAAALPPGPAYYPDGELTDEPEEVLMAELIREAALEGVRDELPHSLAVVIDEVSPREDRDDLIDVHALLYVERDSQKGIIIGKGGARLREVGTAARAQIEKLLGTKIYLDLRVKVAKNWQSDPKQLGRLGF; the protein is encoded by the coding sequence ATGACTGAATTCCGTTCCGGCTTCGTATGTTTCGTCGGCCGTCCCAACACCGGGAAATCGACACTGACGAACGCGCTCGTCGGGACCAAGGTCGCGATCACCTCGGTGCGGCCACAGACCACCCGGCACACCATCCGCGGCATCGTGCACCGGGACGACTTCCAGATCATCCTGGTCGACACGCCAGGTCTGCACCGGCCGCGCACCCTGCTCGGCAAGCGGCTCAATGACCTTGTGCGCGACACCTATTCCGAAGTCGACGTGATCGGGCTGTGCATCCCGGCGGATGAGGCGATCGGTCCGGGAGACCGGTGGATCGTCGAACAGATCCGCGCGACCGCGCCTAAGACGACCTTGGTCGCCATCGTCACCAAGATCGACAAGACGCCCAGGGACCGGGTGGCCGCGCAGTTGGTGGCGGTCAGCGAGTTGGTCGGTGACGCCGCCGAAATCGTGCCGGTGTCGGCGGTGACCGGCGCGCAGGTCGACATCTTGATCGACGTGCTGGCCGCCGCGCTGCCGCCCGGCCCGGCGTACTACCCCGACGGCGAGCTGACCGACGAACCCGAAGAGGTCTTGATGGCCGAGCTGATCCGGGAGGCGGCACTGGAGGGCGTTCGCGACGAATTGCCGCACTCGCTCGCGGTGGTCATCGACGAAGTCAGTCCGCGGGAGGATCGCGACGACCTGATCGACGTGCACGCCCTGCTCTACGTCGAACGCGACAGCCAGAAGGGGATCATCATCGGCAAGGGTGGTGCCCGGCTGCGGGAGGTCGGTACCGCCGCGCGCGCCCAGATCGAGAAACTGCTGGGCACCAAGATTTATCTCGACCTGCGCGTCAAGGTCGCCAAGAACTGGCAGAGCGACCCCAAACAGCTTGGCCGACTAGGTTTTTAG
- a CDS encoding PhoH family protein yields the protein MTPRETSAADAAGAVPATAQVRSSIDVPPDVVMGLLGSADQNLRALERSLNADLHVRGNAVTVAGEPADVALAERVISELVAIVAGGQSLTPEVVRHSVAMLAGTDNESPAEVLTLDILSRRGKTIRPKTLNQKRYVDAIDANTIVFGVGPAGTGKTYLAMAKAVNALQTKQVSRIILTRPAVEAGERLGFLPGTLSEKIDPYLRPLYDALYEMMDPELIPKLMTAGVIEVAPLAYMRGRTLNSAFIVLDEAQNTTAEQMKMFLTRLGFGSKIVVTGDITQVDLPGGAKSGLRSAMEILDSVEDIHVAELTSVDVVRHRLVSEIVDAYAKFEEPGLTMNRASRRATGSRGRR from the coding sequence GTGACGCCCCGCGAGACCAGCGCTGCTGACGCAGCCGGAGCCGTCCCGGCCACCGCTCAGGTTCGCAGCAGCATCGACGTTCCGCCCGATGTCGTCATGGGCCTGTTGGGTTCGGCGGACCAGAACCTGCGGGCACTGGAGCGCAGCCTGAATGCCGATCTGCACGTGCGTGGCAATGCGGTCACCGTGGCGGGCGAGCCCGCCGATGTCGCGCTCGCCGAGCGGGTGATCTCCGAGCTGGTGGCCATCGTCGCCGGGGGTCAGTCGTTGACCCCGGAGGTGGTTCGGCACAGCGTCGCCATGCTGGCCGGCACCGACAACGAGTCACCGGCCGAAGTCCTCACGCTGGACATCCTGTCGCGGCGCGGAAAGACGATCCGGCCCAAGACGCTCAACCAGAAGCGCTACGTCGACGCCATCGACGCCAACACCATCGTCTTCGGGGTCGGCCCGGCGGGTACCGGCAAGACCTATCTGGCGATGGCCAAGGCGGTCAACGCCCTGCAGACCAAACAGGTCAGCCGCATCATCTTGACCCGCCCGGCCGTGGAAGCCGGTGAGCGCCTTGGCTTTTTGCCCGGCACGCTCAGCGAGAAGATCGATCCGTATCTGCGGCCGTTGTATGACGCGCTGTACGAGATGATGGATCCCGAGCTGATCCCCAAATTGATGACCGCCGGGGTCATCGAGGTGGCGCCGCTGGCCTACATGCGCGGCCGCACCCTCAATTCCGCGTTCATCGTTCTCGACGAGGCGCAGAACACCACCGCCGAGCAGATGAAGATGTTCCTCACCCGACTCGGCTTCGGATCGAAGATCGTTGTCACCGGCGACATCACGCAGGTCGATCTGCCGGGCGGCGCCAAGTCGGGCCTGCGCTCGGCGATGGAAATCCTGGACAGCGTGGAGGACATTCACGTGGCCGAGTTGACCAGCGTGGACGTGGTTCGCCACCGGCTGGTCTCGGAGATCGTCGACGCCTATGCGAAGTTTGAAGAGCCCGGTCTGACGATGAATCGGGCGTCGCGGCGGGCGACGGGCTCGCGCGGTCGTCGATGA
- a CDS encoding carboxymuconolactone decarboxylase family protein — protein sequence MPRLQGVSDRDAGLGAKIAFFFTKRKLAQMTGLETAGMLEPLRMYAHIPRLLNAYGKLEQAESKLDVLSPRQRALAELKAATTVRCEYCIDLGSQIARRWGMSDEELLALSDYQNAPCFSDVDKLILRYATAISRTPVEVSDELFDALRTHFDAAQLVGLTHVITLGNLRARFNIALDIGSSGFSGDRVCALPETDRP from the coding sequence ATGCCACGGCTGCAAGGAGTCTCCGACCGCGACGCCGGCCTCGGCGCCAAGATCGCTTTCTTTTTCACCAAGCGCAAGCTCGCGCAGATGACCGGGCTGGAAACCGCGGGGATGCTGGAACCGCTGCGGATGTATGCGCACATCCCGCGGTTGCTCAACGCCTACGGCAAGTTGGAGCAGGCCGAGTCCAAGCTGGACGTCCTCAGTCCCCGCCAGCGGGCGCTGGCCGAGCTCAAAGCGGCGACGACGGTGCGCTGCGAATACTGCATCGACCTCGGCTCACAGATCGCGCGCCGCTGGGGCATGAGCGACGAAGAGCTGTTGGCCCTCTCCGATTATCAGAACGCGCCGTGCTTCTCCGACGTCGACAAGCTGATCCTGCGGTACGCCACCGCGATCAGCCGCACCCCGGTCGAGGTGAGCGATGAACTGTTCGACGCGCTGCGCACGCATTTCGACGCCGCCCAGCTCGTCGGCCTGACCCACGTGATCACGCTGGGCAACCTTCGGGCCCGTTTCAACATCGCGCTCGACATCGGGTCGTCGGGTTTTTCCGGTGACCGGGTGTGCGCCTTGCCTGAGACCGATCGGCCGTGA
- the dnaJ gene encoding molecular chaperone DnaJ: MARDYYGMLGVGRNASDAEIKRAYRKLARELHPDVNPDEAAQAKFKEISVAYEVLSDPEKRRVVDLGGDPMENAAAAGGGFGAGFGGLGDVFEAFFGGGFSGGTTSRGPIGRVRPGSDSLLRMRLDLEECATGVTKQVTVDTAVLCDRCQGKGTNGDSAPVPCDTCGGRGEVQTVQRSLLGQVMTSRPCPTCRGVGVVIPDPCHQCMGDGRVRARREISVKIPAGVGDGMRVRLAAQGEVGPGGGPAGDLYVEVHEQPHDVFVREGDDLHCTVSVPMVDAALGATVTVDAILDGVSEITIPPGTQPASVITLRGHGMPHLRSGTRGDLHVHVEVVVPARLDHRDTELLRELKMRRSRDVPEVRSTHAGGGLFSRLRETFTGR; the protein is encoded by the coding sequence GTGGCACGCGATTACTACGGGATGCTCGGCGTGGGCAGAAACGCCAGCGACGCGGAGATCAAGCGCGCGTATCGCAAGCTGGCGCGCGAACTGCATCCGGACGTCAACCCCGACGAGGCCGCGCAGGCGAAATTCAAGGAGATCAGCGTCGCCTATGAGGTGCTGAGCGACCCCGAGAAGCGGCGGGTCGTCGACCTTGGCGGGGATCCGATGGAGAACGCCGCCGCCGCGGGCGGTGGTTTCGGCGCCGGATTCGGCGGGCTGGGCGACGTGTTCGAGGCCTTCTTCGGCGGCGGCTTCAGCGGCGGCACGACCTCCCGCGGCCCCATCGGACGGGTGCGGCCGGGCTCGGACTCGCTGCTGCGGATGCGGCTCGACCTCGAGGAATGCGCCACCGGCGTCACCAAGCAGGTCACCGTCGACACCGCGGTGCTGTGCGACCGATGCCAGGGCAAGGGCACCAACGGCGATTCGGCGCCGGTGCCGTGCGACACCTGCGGTGGCCGCGGCGAGGTCCAGACGGTGCAGCGCTCGCTGCTGGGCCAGGTGATGACCTCTCGGCCGTGCCCGACCTGCCGTGGCGTCGGCGTCGTCATCCCCGACCCGTGCCACCAGTGCATGGGTGACGGCCGGGTGCGGGCCCGCCGTGAGATCAGCGTCAAGATTCCCGCCGGTGTCGGCGACGGCATGCGCGTGCGGCTCGCGGCCCAGGGTGAGGTCGGGCCCGGCGGCGGCCCCGCCGGGGACCTTTATGTGGAGGTACACGAACAGCCCCACGACGTCTTCGTCCGCGAAGGCGACGACCTGCACTGCACCGTCTCGGTGCCGATGGTCGACGCGGCGCTGGGCGCCACCGTCACCGTCGACGCCATTCTGGACGGCGTCAGCGAGATCACCATCCCGCCCGGCACCCAACCGGCATCGGTCATCACGCTGCGCGGCCACGGCATGCCGCACCTGCGGTCCGGCACCCGGGGCGATCTGCACGTGCACGTCGAGGTCGTGGTTCCGGCCCGGTTGGATCACCGCGACACCGAATTGCTGCGCGAGCTCAAGATGCGCCGCAGCCGCGACGTACCCGAGGTCCGCTCGACCCACGCCGGCGGCGGCCTGTTCAGCCGGCTCCGCGAAACCTTCACCGGACGCTAG
- a CDS encoding type II toxin-antitoxin system VapB family antitoxin, translating to MIFKGVRDGKPYPEHNLSYRDWSQIPPQQIRLDELVTTTTVLALDRLLSEDSTFYGDLFPHAVRWKGITYLEDGLHRAVRAALRNRTVLHARVYDMDMPLGAPG from the coding sequence ATGATTTTCAAGGGCGTACGCGACGGCAAGCCGTATCCCGAACACAACCTGTCCTACCGGGATTGGTCCCAGATACCGCCGCAGCAGATCCGGCTCGACGAATTGGTCACCACCACAACGGTGCTCGCGCTGGACCGCCTGCTCTCCGAGGACTCCACCTTCTACGGCGATCTCTTCCCGCACGCGGTGCGGTGGAAGGGCATCACCTATCTCGAAGACGGCCTGCATCGTGCGGTGCGCGCCGCGCTGCGGAACCGCACCGTGCTGCACGCCCGCGTGTACGACATGGATATGCCGCTGGGCGCGCCCGGGTAA
- a CDS encoding hemolysin family protein — protein MTGWSELLGAVALIALGGLFAAIDAAISTVSLARVQELVRDERPGAVALSKVMSERPRYINLVVLLRITCEITATVLLVVFLYDNFGLRWGLFGAATIMVVTSFVVMGVGPRTLGRQNAYSIALTTVLPLQAISWLLMPISRLLVVLGNAVTPGRGLRNGPFASEIELREVVDLAQQRGVVAAEERRMIQSVFELGDTPAREVMVPRTEMIWIESDKFASQAINLAVRSGHSRIPVIGENVDDIVGVVYLKDLVQQTVLSGDGGRTPPVSKVMRPAVFVPDSKPLDSLLREMQRDRNHMALLVDEYGAIAGLVSIEDVLEEIVGEIADEYDQAETAPIEELGDKHFRVSARLPIEDLGELYDVEFDDDLDVDTVGGLLALELGRVPLPGAEVVSHGLRLQAEGGTDHRGRVRINTVLLSPIESDGSSDREDYEQHD, from the coding sequence TTGACGGGCTGGTCTGAGCTGCTCGGCGCAGTCGCGCTGATTGCGCTGGGCGGACTGTTCGCGGCGATCGATGCGGCCATCAGCACGGTGTCGCTGGCCCGGGTGCAGGAGTTGGTGCGCGACGAGCGACCCGGCGCGGTGGCGTTGTCCAAGGTGATGTCGGAGCGGCCGCGCTACATCAACCTGGTGGTGCTGCTGCGGATCACCTGCGAGATCACCGCGACCGTCCTGCTCGTGGTGTTCCTCTACGACAACTTCGGGCTGCGCTGGGGATTGTTCGGCGCCGCGACCATCATGGTGGTGACCAGCTTCGTCGTCATGGGGGTGGGGCCGCGCACCCTCGGCCGGCAGAACGCCTACTCCATCGCGTTGACGACAGTGCTTCCGCTGCAGGCGATCTCGTGGCTGTTGATGCCGATCAGCCGGTTGTTGGTGGTGCTGGGTAACGCGGTCACCCCCGGGCGCGGCCTGCGGAACGGGCCGTTCGCCTCCGAGATCGAGCTGCGCGAGGTCGTCGACCTGGCCCAGCAGCGCGGCGTGGTCGCCGCGGAAGAGCGCCGGATGATCCAGTCGGTCTTCGAACTTGGTGACACCCCGGCCCGTGAGGTGATGGTGCCGCGCACCGAGATGATCTGGATCGAAAGCGACAAGTTCGCCAGCCAGGCCATCAACCTGGCGGTGCGCAGCGGGCATTCCCGCATCCCGGTAATCGGCGAGAACGTCGACGACATCGTTGGCGTCGTGTACTTGAAAGACCTGGTCCAGCAGACGGTTTTATCCGGTGACGGCGGCCGGACCCCGCCGGTGTCGAAGGTGATGCGGCCTGCGGTCTTCGTGCCCGACTCCAAACCCCTGGACTCGCTGCTGCGGGAAATGCAGCGCGACCGCAACCACATGGCGCTGCTCGTCGACGAGTACGGCGCGATCGCCGGCCTGGTCAGCATCGAAGACGTGCTCGAAGAAATCGTCGGCGAGATCGCCGACGAGTACGACCAGGCGGAGACGGCGCCGATAGAAGAACTGGGCGACAAGCACTTCCGGGTGTCGGCGCGGCTGCCGATCGAGGACCTGGGCGAGCTGTATGACGTCGAATTCGACGACGATCTCGACGTCGACACCGTCGGCGGCCTGCTCGCCCTGGAACTGGGCCGGGTTCCGCTGCCGGGCGCCGAGGTGGTGTCACACGGTCTGCGGCTGCAGGCCGAGGGCGGCACCGATCACCGGGGCAGGGTACGGATCAACACCGTCCTGCTCAGCCCGATCGAATCCGACGGTTCATCCGATCGCGAGGACTACGAACAGCATGACTGA
- a CDS encoding sigma-70 family RNA polymerase sigma factor: MTAQGALAARFEAARPQLGAIAYRMLGSIDDAQDAVQEAWLRLSRSAESGGGEGIANLDAWLTTVVARICLNMLRDRRTHGGDELIGHLPDPIVDAEGEFDPEHRAMLADAVGLALFVVLDTLPPAERLAFVLHDVFTVPFDQIAPIVDRTPQSARKLASRARRRIEQADPVPDGTLAAQREVVDAFFAAGRSGDFDRLVAVLHPDVVLRGDFGGAAPVFRAEGAAAVAELARGYAGSEREARAATINGAAGAVIFIAGRAASVMGFVVRDGRIRAIDVLADPARIARLDLGALGADH; the protein is encoded by the coding sequence GTGACGGCGCAGGGGGCACTGGCGGCGCGCTTCGAGGCGGCCCGCCCGCAGCTGGGCGCCATCGCCTACCGCATGCTGGGCTCGATCGACGACGCCCAGGACGCGGTGCAGGAGGCGTGGCTGCGGTTGAGCCGCAGCGCCGAATCGGGCGGCGGGGAGGGCATCGCCAACCTGGACGCCTGGCTGACCACGGTGGTGGCACGCATCTGTCTGAACATGTTGCGCGACCGCCGGACTCACGGCGGCGATGAACTGATCGGTCACCTGCCGGATCCGATCGTGGACGCAGAGGGTGAATTCGACCCCGAGCACCGCGCGATGTTGGCCGACGCGGTGGGGCTGGCGCTGTTCGTGGTGCTGGACACGTTGCCGCCGGCCGAGCGGCTGGCGTTCGTCCTGCACGACGTCTTCACCGTGCCGTTCGATCAGATCGCGCCGATCGTCGACCGGACGCCGCAGTCGGCCCGCAAGCTGGCCAGCCGGGCACGACGCCGGATCGAGCAGGCCGATCCGGTTCCCGACGGCACGTTGGCCGCGCAACGCGAGGTGGTCGATGCCTTCTTCGCGGCGGGGCGCAGTGGCGACTTCGACCGCCTGGTCGCGGTGCTCCATCCCGACGTGGTGCTGCGGGGTGATTTCGGCGGCGCCGCGCCCGTCTTCCGCGCCGAGGGCGCGGCCGCGGTGGCCGAGCTGGCCCGCGGCTACGCGGGCTCGGAGCGCGAGGCGCGTGCCGCGACCATCAACGGTGCCGCCGGCGCGGTGATTTTCATCGCCGGCCGGGCGGCATCCGTGATGGGTTTCGTGGTGCGCGACGGCCGGATTCGAGCGATCGATGTACTCGCGGATCCGGCGCGCATCGCCCGGTTAGACCTGGGCGCGCTGGGCGCCGATCACTGA